In Suricata suricatta isolate VVHF042 chromosome 14, meerkat_22Aug2017_6uvM2_HiC, whole genome shotgun sequence, one DNA window encodes the following:
- the LOC115277300 gene encoding LOW QUALITY PROTEIN: testis-specific serine/threonine-protein kinase 1-like (The sequence of the model RefSeq protein was modified relative to this genomic sequence to represent the inferred CDS: deleted 1 base in 1 codon): MNLTRRSNLLLSAIKNSHYLTIVTDISTENALLHKDFNFKLSDIGLYKRFPRDDSGCIALSNTFRETTPHAAPEVLEAIPYQPKLCDIWSLGMILYIRVCGTMPYDDSNVKRMLRLQKEHRVHFPRSRHLTGECKDLLYRMLQPDVRRRLNIDEVLSHSWLQPKAQDLAPGPITNEGESSRCTEPSWTPETAEKKSATKVELQEESQPERQPETKPNDQTSQGPGSRQNAPTGSSLPGKLPNRETEEGAPSQPPGPHT; encoded by the exons ATGAATCTCACAAGACGTTCCAACCTGCTCCTGTCAGCCATCAAGAACTCCCATTACCTTACAATTGTTACCGATATCTCAACTGAG AACGCCCTCCTTCACAAGGACTTCAACTTCAAGCTCTCTGACATTGGCTTATACAAGCGCTTCCCGAGGGATGACAGTGGCTGTATTGCCCTAAGTAACACCTTCAGGGAAACAACCCCACATGCTGCACCCGAGGTGCTGGAGGCCATCCCCTACCAGCCCAAGTTGTGCGACATCTGGAGCCTGGGCATGATCCTCTACATCAGGGTCTGTGGCACCATGCCTTACGATGACTCCAACGTCAAGAGGATGCTGCGCCTCCAGAAGGAGCACCGCGTCCACTTCCCCCGCTCCAGGCACCTGACGGGTGAGTGCAAAGACCTCCTCTACCGAATGCTGCAGCCGGATGTCCGCCGGCGGCTGAACATCGACGAGGTCCTCAGCCACTCGTGGCTGCAGCCCAAGGCACAGGACCTGGCCCCTGGACCCATCACCAATGAAGGGGAGAGCTCCCGGTGCACCGAGCCCTCGTGGACCCCTGAGACTGCTGAGAAAAAGTCTGCCACCAAGGTGGAGCTCCAGGAGGAATCCCAGCCTGAGAGGCAGCCAGAGACCAAACCCAATGACCAGACATCACAAGGACCGGGGTCAAGGCAGAATGCTCCCACGGGATCATCCCTGCCAGGCAAGCTGCCTAACAGGGAGACAGAAGAAGGGGCTCCCTCACAGCCTCCAGGGCCACACACCTAG